Proteins encoded in a region of the Ranitomeya imitator isolate aRanImi1 chromosome 9, aRanImi1.pri, whole genome shotgun sequence genome:
- the TERF2 gene encoding telomeric repeat-binding factor 2 isoform X2 gives MELGTEDCNLLRLEPLVNQWVLEYFFHLYVDAFKNCRKEDFAQIRDIVSLLIQRRLKSAKENTQLLRIMQLFSCVEEGDDLDCTFDEDESYTPLESAVRVMDTMKKSFPADLINANKQMLKEAAVVTCIQKQRFEKANKILTKYISKSRNTQLWADLLHIIQERNVKHPLIANFSLSTIKEKIYDLFESKIQRIPSFLLTLAQEEFLELKEESEEDTDPETNREPSLGNTSPEDETTAPHGLTAASHSNEGTSQGKEAGSDVDRGPSCSLSAIRSKFLLLCQDDNPDVTFRHLCETDFCRGDACLQRVSPERQTNKSPRACSPREEASIIQEMAQRRCLVSLHQLVTEQDSQQENEEEEVKVETVSEEEPKRREEEPKRNEEEPKRNEEEPKRSQEEPKRGQEEPKRGQEEPKRGQEEPKRGQEEPKRGQEEPKRGQEEPKRSQEEPKRSQEEPKRSQEEPKRSNDPVRSLFSSPITRKKRKILADNPATDGATPADEPETWSDEDELFLRSRSTNYSISTAKKKKWSTEETEWIRLGVEKYGEGKWTKILNNYPFKERTHIMIKDRWRTMKKLSLV, from the exons ATGGAGTTGGGCACCGAGGACTGCAACCTGCTAAGACTGGAGCCTCTGGTAAACCAGTGGGTGTTGGAATACTTTTTCCATCTGTACGTGGACGCCTTCAAAAACTGCCGTAAGGAGGACTTCGCACAGATCCGGGACATCGTGTCGC ttTTAATCCAGCGACGTTTAAAAAGTGCGAAGGAGAACACACAACTTCTGCGCATCATGCAGCTCTTCTCCTGCGTGGAAGAAGGGGACGATCTCG ACTGTACGTTTGATGAAGACGAGAGCTACACGCCGCTGGAATCAGCTGTCAGAGTCATGGACACGATGAAGAAGTCGTTCCCTGCGGATCTCATCAATGCCAACAAGCAAATGCTGAAAGAGGCG GCCGTGGTCACCTGTATACAGAAGCAGCGGTTTGAGAAAGCCAACAAAATCCTGACGAAGTACATTTCTAAGAGCCGAAATACACAA CTGTGGGCGGATCTGCTGCACATCATCCAGGAGAGGAACGTCAAGCATCCGCTGATCGCAAATTTTTCCTTGTCTACCATCAAAGAAAAGATTTACGACCTGTTCGAGAGCAAGATCCAGAGAATTCCCTCCTTCCTACTGACC cttgcaCAAGAAGAGTTTCTAGAACTGAAGGAAGAGTCCGAGGAAGATACCGACCCAGAGACAAACCGTGAGCCGAGCCTGGGAAATACATCCCCCGAAGACGAGACCACCGCACCCCATGGTCTGACTGCAGCATCACACAGCAATGAAGGCACCAGCCAAGGAAAGGAAGCTGG GTCGGACGTAGACCGCGGCCCCTCGTGCAGCCTGTCTGCCATAAGATCTAAGTTCTTATTACTCTGTCAAGATGACAACCCCGATGTAACATTCAGACACCTCTGTGAGACAGACTTCTGTAGGGGAGACGCCTGTCTACAAAGGGTCTCTCCTGAAAGGCAAACCAATAAGAGCCCCCGTGCTTGCTCCCCCAGAGAGGAGGCGTCCATCATACAGGAGATGGCACAGCGGAGGTGTTTGGTGTCTCTCCACCAGTTGGTGACGGAACAGGACAGTCAGCAGGAAAACGAAGAGGAGGAAGTTAAAGTGGAGACCGTCAGCGAGGAGGAGCCGAAGCGCAGGGAGGAGGAGCCGAAGCGCAACGAGGAGGAGCCGAAGCGCAACGAGGAGGAGCCCAAGCGCAGCCAGGAGGAGCCCAAGCGCGGCCAGGAGGAGCCCAAGCGCGGCCAGGAGGAGCCCAAGCGCGGCCAGGAGGAGCCCAAGCGCGGCCAGGAGGAGCCCAAGCGCGGCCAGGAGGAGCCCAAGCGCGGCCAGGAGGAGCCCAAGCGCAGCCAGGAGGAGCCCAAGCGCAGCCAGGAGGAGCCCAAGCGCAGCCAGGAGGAGCCCAAGCGCAGCAATGATCCTGTCCGGAGCTTGTTCAGCTCACCCATCACaaggaagaaaagaaaaatctT AGCTGACAATCCGGCCACGGACGGGGCGACTCCTGCGGATGAGCCGGAAACCTGGAGCGACGAGGATGAGCTGTTTCTCAGGAGCA gATCTACAAACTATTCAATCAGCACTGCTAAAAAGAAG AAATGGTCAACAGAAGAGACCGAATGGATCCGGTTGGGAGTGGAAAAATATGGTGAAGGCAAATGGACGAAAATCCTGAATAATTATCCGTTCAAGGAGCGCACGCATATCATGATAAAGGACCGGTGGAGGACGATGAAGAAGCTGTCTCTGGTGTGA
- the TERF2 gene encoding telomeric repeat-binding factor 2 isoform X4, with the protein MQLFSCVEEGDDLDCTFDEDESYTPLESAVRVMDTMKKSFPADLINANKQMLKEAAVVTCIQKQRFEKANKILTKYISKSRNTQQLWADLLHIIQERNVKHPLIANFSLSTIKEKIYDLFESKIQRIPSFLLTLAQEEFLELKEESEEDTDPETNREPSLGNTSPEDETTAPHGLTAASHSNEGTSQGKEAGSDVDRGPSCSLSAIRSKFLLLCQDDNPDVTFRHLCETDFCRGDACLQRVSPERQTNKSPRACSPREEASIIQEMAQRRCLVSLHQLVTEQDSQQENEEEEVKVETVSEEEPKRREEEPKRNEEEPKRNEEEPKRSQEEPKRGQEEPKRGQEEPKRGQEEPKRGQEEPKRGQEEPKRGQEEPKRSQEEPKRSQEEPKRSQEEPKRSNDPVRSLFSSPITRKKRKILADNPATDGATPADEPETWSDEDELFLRSRSTNYSISTAKKKKWSTEETEWIRLGVEKYGEGKWTKILNNYPFKERTHIMIKDRWRTMKKLSLV; encoded by the exons ATGCAGCTCTTCTCCTGCGTGGAAGAAGGGGACGATCTCG ACTGTACGTTTGATGAAGACGAGAGCTACACGCCGCTGGAATCAGCTGTCAGAGTCATGGACACGATGAAGAAGTCGTTCCCTGCGGATCTCATCAATGCCAACAAGCAAATGCTGAAAGAGGCG GCCGTGGTCACCTGTATACAGAAGCAGCGGTTTGAGAAAGCCAACAAAATCCTGACGAAGTACATTTCTAAGAGCCGAAATACACAA CAGCTGTGGGCGGATCTGCTGCACATCATCCAGGAGAGGAACGTCAAGCATCCGCTGATCGCAAATTTTTCCTTGTCTACCATCAAAGAAAAGATTTACGACCTGTTCGAGAGCAAGATCCAGAGAATTCCCTCCTTCCTACTGACC cttgcaCAAGAAGAGTTTCTAGAACTGAAGGAAGAGTCCGAGGAAGATACCGACCCAGAGACAAACCGTGAGCCGAGCCTGGGAAATACATCCCCCGAAGACGAGACCACCGCACCCCATGGTCTGACTGCAGCATCACACAGCAATGAAGGCACCAGCCAAGGAAAGGAAGCTGG GTCGGACGTAGACCGCGGCCCCTCGTGCAGCCTGTCTGCCATAAGATCTAAGTTCTTATTACTCTGTCAAGATGACAACCCCGATGTAACATTCAGACACCTCTGTGAGACAGACTTCTGTAGGGGAGACGCCTGTCTACAAAGGGTCTCTCCTGAAAGGCAAACCAATAAGAGCCCCCGTGCTTGCTCCCCCAGAGAGGAGGCGTCCATCATACAGGAGATGGCACAGCGGAGGTGTTTGGTGTCTCTCCACCAGTTGGTGACGGAACAGGACAGTCAGCAGGAAAACGAAGAGGAGGAAGTTAAAGTGGAGACCGTCAGCGAGGAGGAGCCGAAGCGCAGGGAGGAGGAGCCGAAGCGCAACGAGGAGGAGCCGAAGCGCAACGAGGAGGAGCCCAAGCGCAGCCAGGAGGAGCCCAAGCGCGGCCAGGAGGAGCCCAAGCGCGGCCAGGAGGAGCCCAAGCGCGGCCAGGAGGAGCCCAAGCGCGGCCAGGAGGAGCCCAAGCGCGGCCAGGAGGAGCCCAAGCGCGGCCAGGAGGAGCCCAAGCGCAGCCAGGAGGAGCCCAAGCGCAGCCAGGAGGAGCCCAAGCGCAGCCAGGAGGAGCCCAAGCGCAGCAATGATCCTGTCCGGAGCTTGTTCAGCTCACCCATCACaaggaagaaaagaaaaatctT AGCTGACAATCCGGCCACGGACGGGGCGACTCCTGCGGATGAGCCGGAAACCTGGAGCGACGAGGATGAGCTGTTTCTCAGGAGCA gATCTACAAACTATTCAATCAGCACTGCTAAAAAGAAG AAATGGTCAACAGAAGAGACCGAATGGATCCGGTTGGGAGTGGAAAAATATGGTGAAGGCAAATGGACGAAAATCCTGAATAATTATCCGTTCAAGGAGCGCACGCATATCATGATAAAGGACCGGTGGAGGACGATGAAGAAGCTGTCTCTGGTGTGA
- the TERF2 gene encoding telomeric repeat-binding factor 2 isoform X3, with protein sequence MELGTEDCNLLRLEPLVNQWVLEYFFHLYVDAFKNCRKEDFAQIRDIVSLLIQRRLKSAKENTQLLRIMQLFSCVEEGDDLDCTFDEDESYTPLESAVRVMDTMKKSFPADLINANKQMLKEAAVVTCIQKQRFEKANKILTKYISKSRNTQQLWADLLHIIQERNVKHPLIANFSLSTIKEKIYDLFESKIQRIPSFLLTLAQEEFLELKEESEEDTDPETNREPSLGNTSPEDETTAPHGLTAASHSNEGTSQGKEAGEEASIIQEMAQRRCLVSLHQLVTEQDSQQENEEEEVKVETVSEEEPKRREEEPKRNEEEPKRNEEEPKRSQEEPKRGQEEPKRGQEEPKRGQEEPKRGQEEPKRGQEEPKRGQEEPKRSQEEPKRSQEEPKRSQEEPKRSNDPVRSLFSSPITRKKRKILADNPATDGATPADEPETWSDEDELFLRSRSTNYSISTAKKKKWSTEETEWIRLGVEKYGEGKWTKILNNYPFKERTHIMIKDRWRTMKKLSLV encoded by the exons ATGGAGTTGGGCACCGAGGACTGCAACCTGCTAAGACTGGAGCCTCTGGTAAACCAGTGGGTGTTGGAATACTTTTTCCATCTGTACGTGGACGCCTTCAAAAACTGCCGTAAGGAGGACTTCGCACAGATCCGGGACATCGTGTCGC ttTTAATCCAGCGACGTTTAAAAAGTGCGAAGGAGAACACACAACTTCTGCGCATCATGCAGCTCTTCTCCTGCGTGGAAGAAGGGGACGATCTCG ACTGTACGTTTGATGAAGACGAGAGCTACACGCCGCTGGAATCAGCTGTCAGAGTCATGGACACGATGAAGAAGTCGTTCCCTGCGGATCTCATCAATGCCAACAAGCAAATGCTGAAAGAGGCG GCCGTGGTCACCTGTATACAGAAGCAGCGGTTTGAGAAAGCCAACAAAATCCTGACGAAGTACATTTCTAAGAGCCGAAATACACAA CAGCTGTGGGCGGATCTGCTGCACATCATCCAGGAGAGGAACGTCAAGCATCCGCTGATCGCAAATTTTTCCTTGTCTACCATCAAAGAAAAGATTTACGACCTGTTCGAGAGCAAGATCCAGAGAATTCCCTCCTTCCTACTGACC cttgcaCAAGAAGAGTTTCTAGAACTGAAGGAAGAGTCCGAGGAAGATACCGACCCAGAGACAAACCGTGAGCCGAGCCTGGGAAATACATCCCCCGAAGACGAGACCACCGCACCCCATGGTCTGACTGCAGCATCACACAGCAATGAAGGCACCAGCCAAGGAAAGGAAGCTGG AGAGGAGGCGTCCATCATACAGGAGATGGCACAGCGGAGGTGTTTGGTGTCTCTCCACCAGTTGGTGACGGAACAGGACAGTCAGCAGGAAAACGAAGAGGAGGAAGTTAAAGTGGAGACCGTCAGCGAGGAGGAGCCGAAGCGCAGGGAGGAGGAGCCGAAGCGCAACGAGGAGGAGCCGAAGCGCAACGAGGAGGAGCCCAAGCGCAGCCAGGAGGAGCCCAAGCGCGGCCAGGAGGAGCCCAAGCGCGGCCAGGAGGAGCCCAAGCGCGGCCAGGAGGAGCCCAAGCGCGGCCAGGAGGAGCCCAAGCGCGGCCAGGAGGAGCCCAAGCGCGGCCAGGAGGAGCCCAAGCGCAGCCAGGAGGAGCCCAAGCGCAGCCAGGAGGAGCCCAAGCGCAGCCAGGAGGAGCCCAAGCGCAGCAATGATCCTGTCCGGAGCTTGTTCAGCTCACCCATCACaaggaagaaaagaaaaatctT AGCTGACAATCCGGCCACGGACGGGGCGACTCCTGCGGATGAGCCGGAAACCTGGAGCGACGAGGATGAGCTGTTTCTCAGGAGCA gATCTACAAACTATTCAATCAGCACTGCTAAAAAGAAG AAATGGTCAACAGAAGAGACCGAATGGATCCGGTTGGGAGTGGAAAAATATGGTGAAGGCAAATGGACGAAAATCCTGAATAATTATCCGTTCAAGGAGCGCACGCATATCATGATAAAGGACCGGTGGAGGACGATGAAGAAGCTGTCTCTGGTGTGA
- the TERF2 gene encoding telomeric repeat-binding factor 2 isoform X1: MELGTEDCNLLRLEPLVNQWVLEYFFHLYVDAFKNCRKEDFAQIRDIVSLLIQRRLKSAKENTQLLRIMQLFSCVEEGDDLDCTFDEDESYTPLESAVRVMDTMKKSFPADLINANKQMLKEAAVVTCIQKQRFEKANKILTKYISKSRNTQQLWADLLHIIQERNVKHPLIANFSLSTIKEKIYDLFESKIQRIPSFLLTLAQEEFLELKEESEEDTDPETNREPSLGNTSPEDETTAPHGLTAASHSNEGTSQGKEAGSDVDRGPSCSLSAIRSKFLLLCQDDNPDVTFRHLCETDFCRGDACLQRVSPERQTNKSPRACSPREEASIIQEMAQRRCLVSLHQLVTEQDSQQENEEEEVKVETVSEEEPKRREEEPKRNEEEPKRNEEEPKRSQEEPKRGQEEPKRGQEEPKRGQEEPKRGQEEPKRGQEEPKRGQEEPKRSQEEPKRSQEEPKRSQEEPKRSNDPVRSLFSSPITRKKRKILADNPATDGATPADEPETWSDEDELFLRSRSTNYSISTAKKKKWSTEETEWIRLGVEKYGEGKWTKILNNYPFKERTHIMIKDRWRTMKKLSLV; this comes from the exons ATGGAGTTGGGCACCGAGGACTGCAACCTGCTAAGACTGGAGCCTCTGGTAAACCAGTGGGTGTTGGAATACTTTTTCCATCTGTACGTGGACGCCTTCAAAAACTGCCGTAAGGAGGACTTCGCACAGATCCGGGACATCGTGTCGC ttTTAATCCAGCGACGTTTAAAAAGTGCGAAGGAGAACACACAACTTCTGCGCATCATGCAGCTCTTCTCCTGCGTGGAAGAAGGGGACGATCTCG ACTGTACGTTTGATGAAGACGAGAGCTACACGCCGCTGGAATCAGCTGTCAGAGTCATGGACACGATGAAGAAGTCGTTCCCTGCGGATCTCATCAATGCCAACAAGCAAATGCTGAAAGAGGCG GCCGTGGTCACCTGTATACAGAAGCAGCGGTTTGAGAAAGCCAACAAAATCCTGACGAAGTACATTTCTAAGAGCCGAAATACACAA CAGCTGTGGGCGGATCTGCTGCACATCATCCAGGAGAGGAACGTCAAGCATCCGCTGATCGCAAATTTTTCCTTGTCTACCATCAAAGAAAAGATTTACGACCTGTTCGAGAGCAAGATCCAGAGAATTCCCTCCTTCCTACTGACC cttgcaCAAGAAGAGTTTCTAGAACTGAAGGAAGAGTCCGAGGAAGATACCGACCCAGAGACAAACCGTGAGCCGAGCCTGGGAAATACATCCCCCGAAGACGAGACCACCGCACCCCATGGTCTGACTGCAGCATCACACAGCAATGAAGGCACCAGCCAAGGAAAGGAAGCTGG GTCGGACGTAGACCGCGGCCCCTCGTGCAGCCTGTCTGCCATAAGATCTAAGTTCTTATTACTCTGTCAAGATGACAACCCCGATGTAACATTCAGACACCTCTGTGAGACAGACTTCTGTAGGGGAGACGCCTGTCTACAAAGGGTCTCTCCTGAAAGGCAAACCAATAAGAGCCCCCGTGCTTGCTCCCCCAGAGAGGAGGCGTCCATCATACAGGAGATGGCACAGCGGAGGTGTTTGGTGTCTCTCCACCAGTTGGTGACGGAACAGGACAGTCAGCAGGAAAACGAAGAGGAGGAAGTTAAAGTGGAGACCGTCAGCGAGGAGGAGCCGAAGCGCAGGGAGGAGGAGCCGAAGCGCAACGAGGAGGAGCCGAAGCGCAACGAGGAGGAGCCCAAGCGCAGCCAGGAGGAGCCCAAGCGCGGCCAGGAGGAGCCCAAGCGCGGCCAGGAGGAGCCCAAGCGCGGCCAGGAGGAGCCCAAGCGCGGCCAGGAGGAGCCCAAGCGCGGCCAGGAGGAGCCCAAGCGCGGCCAGGAGGAGCCCAAGCGCAGCCAGGAGGAGCCCAAGCGCAGCCAGGAGGAGCCCAAGCGCAGCCAGGAGGAGCCCAAGCGCAGCAATGATCCTGTCCGGAGCTTGTTCAGCTCACCCATCACaaggaagaaaagaaaaatctT AGCTGACAATCCGGCCACGGACGGGGCGACTCCTGCGGATGAGCCGGAAACCTGGAGCGACGAGGATGAGCTGTTTCTCAGGAGCA gATCTACAAACTATTCAATCAGCACTGCTAAAAAGAAG AAATGGTCAACAGAAGAGACCGAATGGATCCGGTTGGGAGTGGAAAAATATGGTGAAGGCAAATGGACGAAAATCCTGAATAATTATCCGTTCAAGGAGCGCACGCATATCATGATAAAGGACCGGTGGAGGACGATGAAGAAGCTGTCTCTGGTGTGA